In a genomic window of Oncorhynchus kisutch isolate 150728-3 linkage group LG9, Okis_V2, whole genome shotgun sequence:
- the vax2 gene encoding ventral anterior homeobox 2 produces the protein MFDQATNMGDEIAEDRNNHRLGSNSQCRDGIDKCHTELGGRSPVQSTTDTPGTSASTPTSSSEDGHDKLLGVDPDYCRRILVRDAKGTIREIVLPKGLDLDRPKRTRTSFTAEQLYRLELEFQRCQYVVGRERTELARQLNLSETQVKVWFQNRRTKQKKDTTKDSDKRSSSTSESLATCNILRLLEQGRLLSAQPPNPLLGTHHPGNGSLLGSPGGSSSSPGSSTPPRNGVHGMGGTFGLSLPSLGGTPPSSRLGVPPSHSLCFSMPLLGGAHHELASGYGCGSSAFEPYMRLDRISKDGDLTGKKTVS, from the exons ATGTTCGATCAAGCCACGAATATGGGCGATGAGATCGCCGAGGATCGCAACAACCACCGCCTTGGATCCAACTCTCAGTGCCGTGACGGGATAGACAAATGCCATACCGAACTTGGGGGCAGGTCGCCGGTGCAGAGCACAACCGATACCCCGGGTACATCGGCTTCCACCCCGACCTCCTCCAGTGAAGACGGACATGATAAACTTTTAGGAGTGGACCCAGACTACTGCCGAAGGATTTTAGTTCGAG ATGCCAAGGGAACCATCCGGGAGATAGTGTTGCCAAAGGGTCTGGACCTCGACAGGCCAAAACGAACGCGGACATCATTCACCGCCGAGCAGCTCTACCGACTCGAGCTGGAGTTCCAGCGCTGCCAGTATGTAGTCGGCCGCGAGCGCACTGAGCTGGCGAGGCAGCTGAACCTGTCCGAAACACAG GTCAAAGTGTGGTTTCAGAACCGTCGTACCAAGCAGAAGAAAGACACAACCAAAGACTCTGACAAgcgctcctcctccacctccgaGTCGCTGGCCACCTGTAACATCCTGCGCCTCCTTGAGCAGGGGCGCCTCCTCTCCGCCCAGCCCCCCAACCCCCTACTGGGCACCCACCACCCAGGAAACGGCTCTCTTTTGGGCAGCCCCGGAGGCTCCTCCTCCTCGCCGGGTAGCAGCACACCACCGAGAAATGGCGTTCATGGGATGGGCGGGACTTTTGGGCTGTCGTTGCCCTCCCTGGGTGGGACTCCGCCCTCGTCGCGTCTGGGCGTGCCGCCGTCGcactcactgtgcttctccatGCCACTGCTAGGCGGCGCTCATCATGAACTGGCATCCGGGTATGGGTGCGGATCCTCTGCGTTCGAACCCTACATGCGGCTGGACAGGATCTCCAAGGATGGCGATCTGACTGGGAAGAAGACAGTTTCCTAA